A stretch of DNA from Basfia succiniciproducens:
GTTTCCTTTATTGGGGATTTTATCGCCGGTTAAGGTGACTACGCGCTCAATTAAAGGTTCGTCATTAATTATCGCCCGCTTAATCGCAAATGCGGTACCGACGTTTTGCATTAGCACGCCTATACTGGAAGAACGTTGTCCGGCAGGTACTTCCATGCCGGTGAGTATTTGGATTAATTGTTTTGCCGCACCGGAAGGATATTTGGTCGGAATAACGCGGATTTCAATATCGTTTGCACCCTGTAATGCGTTTTTTATTGATTGCACCGCTTCAGGCTTGTTGTCTTCGATGGCAATTACCACTTTTTCCGGGCGCAAAATATAGCGGAGAATGCGAATACCTTCGATAATTTCATCAGGATTATCCCGCATTAGACGGTCATCACAAGTGATATAGGGTTCGCATTCGGCACCGTTAATAATGAGTAATTTTACTTTCTTTTGGGCGGAATCAATTTTCGCTGCAGTCGGGAATACCGCACCGCCAAGTCCGGCAATGCCGGCCTGGTAAATTTTTTCGATTAATTGTTCCGCACTTTGACTAAGGAAATCATCAATAGGATTTTGTTCCCGCCATTGGTCTTTGCCGTCGGCATGAATATGCACGGCAAGCTCCGATAAACCGGAAGGATGCGCCGCAATATGAGGGGCAATCGCTATTACCGTGCCCGATGTGGGCGCATGAACGGGCAACATTCGTAAGCCGTCGCCTTGGGTCAGGGGCTGACCTTTTAACACATAATCGCCTTCTTTCACCAATAGATTACCGGCGTCGCCCGCGTGCTGTTTGACGGGAATATAAAAATCCTCCGCTAAGGGCGCTTTTGTAATGGGAGTTTGGTTAGATTGGGATTTCATTTCCGGCGGATGAATACCGCCGTCAAAATCCCAAAGCTTACCGGAATTGAATCTTGCTAAAACATCGGTCATGCGTTATTTCCCCACCACTAATTTTTTCTCACCGTCGGTTGTATTCATCACGGGAATGACTAAATCCGGGTTTACTTTCCAATCCCAGTTATCAATGTTTTTTTCAACTTTTATCATTTTAATGCAGTCGGTCGGGCAAGGCGCAACGCAAAGTTCGCAGCCGGTACAGAGATCCGGGATAACGGTATGCAGAGATTTATTGGTACCTATAATGGCATCGACCGGGCACGCTTGGATACATTTCGTACAGCCGATACACATATCTTCATGAATAAAGGCGACTTTAGGCGTATTGTCTTCGGTAAATTCGGCATCAGGCGCATCCACACCCAGTAATTCGGCAATTTTTATTACCGTCGGCTGCCCGCCGGGAACGCATTTGGTAATGATATCTCCGTTGGCAATAGCCTCAGCATAAGGACGGCAGCCGGGATAACCGCATTGACCACATTGGCTTTGGGGCAAAATTGCATCAATTTTATCTACGATAGGATCCGCTTCCACTTTTAATTTAACGGACGCAAAACCAAGAATAATGCCGAAAATAAGGGCGAGTACTGCAACCGCAATAAGAATGTAATAGATCGTTGTCATAATCCGTACTCACTTTAAACCCGAATAAGCCCGGTAAAGCCCATGAAAGCCAAGGACATCAAGCCGGCGGTAACTAATGCGATAGACGCGCCTTTAAAAGGCGCCGGTACATCTGCTGCCGCCAGGCGTTCGCGTAAAGAGGCGAAAAGAACAAGGACCAGAGCAAAACCTAATGAGGCGCCAAAACCATAAATGACAGACTCGGTTAAATTATGAGCTAAATTAATATTAAGCAGCGCAACCCCTAATACGGCACAGTTTGTGGTAATAAGCGGAAGAAAAATACCTAACAAACGATAGAGCGTCGGACTGGTTTTGTTGATTACCATTTCAGTAAATTGTACTACGACCGCAATAACCAAAATAAAGACTAACGTGCGCAAGAAAGATGCGTTTAACGGTGCAAGAATATAACTGTCCGCAAGATAGGTACAAAGTGAGGCAACCGTTAATACAAAGGTTGTAGCAAGCCCCATGCCGATTGCAGTTTCGACTTTTTTGGAAACGCCCATGAACGGACAAAGCCCTAAAAATTTAACCAGGACAAAGTTATTAATGAGCGCAGTACTAATAATTAATAATATATAGTCTGTCATATTGGTGTAATTCGTTTGAGTAAGCGCGTTATTATCCTGTTTTTGCAAAGCAAGGACAATAAAAATTTCAACCTGCAGAATATAACAGATTTTACTTGCTTTTTTTATCCCTAAATCGGGTTTTATTTAATAATTCGGTAAGGCTGGCGGCAAGGGTTCGGGCGTACCTAAAAAGTGCGGTTCTTTTTCGATGAAAAGTTCCCATAGCATTAACAGACGGGCGAAAACCTCTCTAAACCGGACGAACGGATAATCTTTCGGATACTCGGCGGCAAAACAAATGGCATCAATATGATGGAACTTAGCGATAAATAAGGCGCGTTCGCAATGAAAGCGCTGAGTGATGATCACCATAGGAGTGGCATTAAATATTTCTTTGGCGCGGATAATTGAATCCAGCGTGCGAAACCCGGCAAAATCCATATATAAGAATTCTTCGCCGATTCCTTTTTTACGCAGATCTTTGAACATGGTTCGGGGTTCGTTATATTGCAAAGTACGATTATCGCCGCTTAAGAGCAAGTAATCTATTTTTGCCGATTTAAACAGCGCTTCCGCCGCATTAAGACGGTTTACATAAAACAGATTCGGCGTATTTCGCGCAAAATATTTTGCCGTACCGAGCAGAACGCCGTAAGGGCGGTGAGGAACCTTGGTTATATCCGTATAAATATCGTTACGCACGGAATAACCGATCATCTGATCTAACGTTGCTAACGAAACGATAGCGATACCGGCAAGAATTGCACAGGTTTGAACAAGACGTTTTAATGAAGATTTAGCCAGAAATGATACAATTTTTGATTGTATTTTCTTACATCCTTGCATTTTACATCTCACATTACGGGTTAATACTGACCTAGAGATTAATTAAAAACTGCGGTAAGTTCAAGTGTAAATTTCTCGCAATATAATTTTAGCCGTTTAGACGTCTAAAATTTCTTGACAATATTTTGAGATAAGGATAGCTTATAACAAAATCTGCAAAGACGGATTGAGTATTAAATAATTAATGGATTCTTCAATGTCAGCACAGCAAGTAACCCTTTTTACGGAACAACCCTTAGACCTGATTTTTGGCGGGCAGCTCGGGCAAATAGATGTCGCTTACCAAACTTACGGTACATTGAATGAAGATAAAAGCAATGCGGTATTAATTTGTCATGCGTTGACCGGTGATGCGGAACCTTATTTATCACCGGCGGAAAATCAAGCCGGAGGCTGGTGGCAAAGCTTTATGGGCGAAGGATTGGCTTTGGACACTTCCCGTTATTTTTTTATTTGCTCAAACGTATTAGGCGGCTGCAAAGGCACAACCGGGCCGGCTTCGATTAATCCGAAAACCAATAAACCCTACGGCAGCCAATTTCCCAAAGTTACCGTTCAAGATATCGTCCGCCTTCAAAAAGCACTTATTTCTCATTTAAATATTCCTCATTTGCATGCGGTAATCGGCGGATCATTCGGGGGGATGCAGGCGACCCAATGGGCGATTTATTATCCTGATTTTGTGGATAAAGTCGTTAATCTCTGCTCATCACTGACTTTCAGTGCGGAGGCTATCGGTTTCAATCATGTAATGCGGCAAGCGATTATTAATGATCCTAATTTTAATAACGGCGATTATTATGAGGGTGAGCCCCCTGAAAACGGATTATCTATCGCCAGAATGCTCGGTATGTTGACTTACCGTACGGATCTGCAGTTGGCAAAAGCTTTTGGTCGCGCCACCAAAAACGAAGGGCATTACTGGGGCGATTACTTTCAGGTTGAATCTTATTTAAGTTATCAGGGGCAGAAATTTTTAGGCCGTTTTGATGCAAACAGCTATCTGCATTTATTACGGGCTTTAGATATTTATGACCCGAGTATCGGCTTTGATAATATCAAAGAAGCGTTGTCGCGTATTAAGGCGCATTATACTTTAGTGGCGGTAACCAACGATCAACTATTCAAATTAACGGATTTGCATAAAAGCAAAACTTTATTGGAGCAGGCGGGGGTTCCGCTGGATTATTACGAATTTCCTTCCGATTACGGGCACGACGCTTTTCTGGTGGATTACGATACCTTTGAACCGAAAATTCGCAGCGGGTTGGAATAGGATTCGGACTGACAACCGGAACTAATAAAAGTGCGGTCAAAAATGTAGGATTTTTGAAAATAGAGGGCGCCAAACAGGGCGCCTATAAATTTTTAAGGTTTGTAGCAAATCTTCATATCATGATTTGCAAAGTTTTTAGCCAGTTCAGCTATCGCAATTCCTTGCGGCAGGATCAAATTCGGGGCGATTTCATACAGAGGAATAATCACAAATTCCCGGTTGGTCATATCATAATGGGGAAGGGTTAAACGTTCCGATTTTATCACTAAATCGTCGTAAAGCAGAATGTCCAAATCCAGAGTGCGCTCGCCCCAACGGCGTAAACGCACGCGCCCTTGTTCGTTTTCAATTTGTTGCAAATAATCCAGCAATTCTAAAGGTGCAAGTTCGGTGTGAATACAGGCGACGGCATTTACATAATCGGGTTGATCCTGCGGGCCTAACGGTTTGCTTTGATAAAATGAGCTTACCGCACTTAATGATGTTTGAGGCAACTTGTTAAGTGCGGTTAATGCTGAATTCAGCTGTTCTATAGGCGTATTCAAATTACTGCCAAGGGCGATATAAACGGTTTTCATTATAATTATGGGTTAGTTGCCGTTTTAACTTTGGGTTTACGCCGGCGGGGACGATAGAATTTTTTCTTGCCTTGAGGATGTTGTTTATCCTGTTCTTTTACCAATGCCGAGCGTTGCTCATCGGTACTTAGTTGATATTCATGCCACCAGGCCGAAAGCTCAATGGCTTCACCGCCCTCAATTTCGGCGCGCATCGCCAATAAATCAAAGGCGGCGCGGAATTTATTATGTTCCATGGTACGTTCCGGCGCTTTGCCGTTACGTTTTAGTAGTTGCAACTGTAAAAACCAAATATCCCGAATAGTTGCCGTATGACGACGGGGAGCCGCTAAGTTTTTACAGAACAAATCTAAAATTTCATTGTTTGCTAAGGCATAAGCGTCATGGTTATTTAATCCGCCTTCATTTTTGAGAATTTCCACTTTTTCACGCAGCGGATACCAAAAAAATGCGGCGAATAAAAACGCAGGATTCACCCGGAGTTTGTCGGCGATCCGTTCATCGGTAGAAGTTAGCGCAGCGAGGATCATTCGCTCCGCAAAACTGTCGCCGCGTTCGGTGAAATAAGGCATTAGCGAAGGGAAAAGCTGCTCGAATAAGTGGTATTCACGTAACAGATTATAGGTTTTTACCCCTTGCCCGGATTGCAATAATTTTAAACTTTCGTCGAATAGACGCGCCGGCGGAATGTTTTTTAACAAATGGGCGAGTTTACGAATATGAGGGGCACTCGATTTGTCCAAGAACATATCTAATTTAGCCATGAAACGAATGGATCGTAACATACGCACGGGATCTTCCTGATAACGGGTAACCGGGTCGCCGATAAGACGCAACTTACCCGCTTTGAGATCCTCTATTCCGTTAAAGTAATCATAAACTAAATTATCTTTCGGGCTGTAATAAAGAGCATTAACGGTGAAATCCCGGCGCTCGGCATCCTGTTCTAAGGTGCCGTAAACATTGTCGCGCAGCAACATACCTTCTTCACTTTGTTTTGAAGCGTTTTCATTTTCAATATCGCTATGGTTCGCCCGGAATGTCGCTACTTCAATAATATCTCGGCCAAACATAATATGAGCCAGACGGAAACGGCGCCCTACCAAGCGGCATTGACGCTGAAAAATTGCCTGAATCTGATCCGGGCGTGCATTGGTTGCCACATCAAAATCTTTGGGTTTTTTATCCAATAATAAATCGCGCAAACAACCGCCGACTACATAAGCCTCATAACCGTTACGGTTTAATTTTTCCACCACGGACAGCGCATTTTTGCTGATCATTCGCGGATTAATGCCTAACAGATTGGCTCTGATGGCAAATTTATTTAAAGTGCGGTGTGTTTTATGGGATTTTTTATTCGGTGTTTTTGTATGATGAGCGTGAGGCCGTTCGAGTTTGGTTTCCGCTCGAGCGGTTTTTTTTATGTTGCTTGATTCTGTTGCCTGTTTTTTAGATTTTTTAGTAAACAGGTTTTTTATGTAAGTGAAAATAATTCGCCTCGTTTAGGTATCTAAAATGAGAAAAAGCTTTCGCCTTTAATGATGAAAGCTATCTGAAAAAAGGAAATAATTATACTAAAATGTCCATTTCCTTCAATACCTATATCCCCCGAAACAGGGGGATATGTGCTTAAAATATACAGCAATGTGAAAATTTAATAGCCCATTTGTTTTTCACGCACTTCCGCAAGAGTTTTGCAATCAATGCAAAGGTCTGCGGTCGGACGGGCTTCTAAACGGCGGATACCGATTTCAACACCGCAGGAATCGCAATAACCGAAATCTTCGGTTTCTAATTTTTTTAACGTGCTTTCGATTTTTTTCATTAGTTTACGTTCGCGATCACGGGTACGTAATTCCAAGCTGAATTCTTCTTCTTGTGTCGCACGATCGGCAGGATCCGGGAAATTAGCCGCTTCGTCTTGCATATGACTCACAGTACGAGTGGTTTCTTGGATAATTTGATTGCGCCAGGCTTCTAAGATTTTTTTAAAGTGAAGCAGTTGCGCTTCATTCATATATTCTTCGCCTGCTTTTTCTTTGTAAGGCTCCACACCGGCTAAAGCTAAAAGGCTTAAGGACGCTTTATTTGTGTTTGTAGTCATATTGATCTCCTAATATAAATCATCCATTTAATCTAAACTGCGCAGAACCGAGATTCAGGAAAAATCAACATTCGGCAAATAGTTCAGGAAAATTGAATATAGGGTCTGTTTATAAAAGATAAACAAACGATTTTCAACGCAGAGTCGGCGAAAAATAAGCTCGTCCCTTCGGGTTGTGCCTAAAATAGCCACATGCGTTGTTGTAAAACTTGTTAATAGGACTGCTATTCACCGCGCTTTACACCTAGCCTGTGGCTATTTTAGGCACAACGCAACCGGTTATAGTTATAAAAGATAAACAGCCCCTAACACAATACCTCTAAATTTTGTTCGGGTATTTTGAAAGGCGATATAAATAGCAGAACTTTTGCCATTTGGCAAATAAATTTACCTGAACTGATGTAAATTTTAACGAATTTATTTTCTTTATGTGAGCTGGAACACAAAAATAATCAATGTAGCTTGGTGCAAAAACGGCTTTATTTTAATGTCTTCCGATTCATATTGATGATTCGTTGGAAGATAAAATTTGATGAAATTGGACTTATTTTTATTTTGTTTTATTGTCAATACGTTATGTTTACTGGTGTTGCCCGAATCTTTTTTATTGGATTTTCCGCTATTTTTACATTTTCTTTTTCCGCTTGTCATTGCGGCTTTTATTTATTGGTTCAAATACCGACGGTTATGGCGCGGCTTTTATTATTTATTTTGTGGGTTGATTGCCGTTTTTTATATTCATTTCCAGGCTTTGTCGCTATTTCGGGCGGCGGACGGAGTGAAATATCTACCGGCAAAGGTGCAAACGGATTTTGTTATTGATGAAATCCTTTATCAGCGGGATTATCGGAATATTATTGTTAAAGCGCAATTAGCGCCGGAATTCAAACCTCAGCGTATTTATGTAAACTGGCAAGCGGATCAAGCGGTTAAAACGGGGGAAAAATGGCGGGGCGAGTTGCATTTGAGAGCCGTTTCTTCCCGTTTGAATTACGGTGGTTTTGATAAACAGAAATGGTATTACGCCCAAGGAATTACCGCTTGGGCGAAGGTAAAAAGTGCGGTCAAAATTTCGGAAGATTTATCATTACGCCAACAATTATTTAATCATTATCTCGCGCAGACTGAACACCTTCGGCAGCAGGGACTATTAATGGCACTTGCTTTTGGCGAGCGGGCTTGGTTGCAGGAAGATGTGTGGCAGATTTACCGGAAAACCAACACCGCTCATCTGATTGCCATATCCGGATTACATATTGGCTTGGCGATGTTGCTGGGCACGGGAGTGGCCAGATTGATTCAGTTTTGCTTGCCGACCCGCTATATTTCGCCTTATTTCCCGATGTTGAGCGGGCTGGTATTCGCCGCCGTTTATGCGGGACTTGCGGGCTTTGCCATTCCTACATTACGAGCCTTAATCGCGTTGGTTATTGTCAGCTTGCTTAAGTTGTTACGCGGTTATTGCAATGTATGGCAGTTATTTTTGCGCGTTATCGGCGTACTGTTTATATTTGATCCGTTAATGGTGCTATCAAATAGCTTTTGGCTGTCGGTTTGCGCGGTTTTTAGCCTGATTTTGTGGTATCAGATTTTTCCGTTAAATTTACTTGAGTGGAAAGGCAAATCCGTGACAGACGGAAAGTTCGCCTGGTTATTCGGGTTGATTCATTTGCAATTAGGTTTGTTTTGCCTGTTTAGCCCGATGCAGCTAATGACTTTTCAAGGGATTTCTTTAGCGGGCTTTTGGGCGAATTTAATTATTGTGCCGTTATTCAGCTTTTTATTGGTACCCGTTATTTTATTTGCCCTGTTTTCCAACGGCGCCTGGGAAAGCTGGCTGATTGCGGATTGGCTGGCGCAATGGTTTACGCATTTATTAAGTTATTTTCAGGATTATTGGATTGGGGTAAGCAACCAAACTTCGTGGTTGATTTGTTGTCTGTTATGCTTGTTATTGTTAACCGTAGTGCATTTTATTTATCCGTTGAAAAAACAAATTCCGGAAAAAAATGAATTATTAACGCAATTCAAAACTAAAAAAATTTCACTGAAAAGCGACCGCACTTTATCACCGGTTTTAAGAAAATATTTAGTTTCCGTTGCGGCGCTCTTTTTAGCTTCAGGCGCGATGCTTTGGCTTTATCAGCAATGGCGGCAACCGGATTGGCGCTTCGAGACTTTAGATGTGGGGCAGGGGCTGGCGAATCTGATTGTAAAAGACGGACGCGCCGTCTTGTACGACACCGGAGCCGGCTGGAAAAGCGGTAGCATGGCGCAGTCGGAAATTATTCCGTATTTGCAGCGACAAGGGTTGATATTAGAAAAGGTCATCTTGAGCCATGATGATAATGATCATTCGGGCGGAATTGCCGATATTTTGCAAGCTTATCCCAGTATTAATATTTTACAGCCTTCGATGGTAAATTATGAGAAAACCGAGCAAAATTCCTTCAATTTCGACCGCACTTTTTGCAAGCAAGGGCTGAATTGGCAATGGCATGGGCTGAATTTTCAGGTGCTTGCACCGGCTAAAATTGCAGAGCGAGCGAATAATACGGATTCTTGCGTATTATTAATTGATGACGGACAATACAAATTGCTGTTAACCGGCGATGCGGATTTGGCGGCGGAACAGCAGTTTGTAGCGCATTTGGGCAAAGTGAACGTCTTGCAGGTGGGGCACCACGGCAGCAAAACATCCACGGGTGAAGCGCTGATAAAACAAATCAAGCCGGATTTCGCCCTGATTTCAGCCGGACGTTGGAATCAATGGGGTTTTCCTCATCCGGTTGTGACACAACGGCTGAAACGGCATAAAAGTGCGGTCTATAATACGGCATTTTCGGGACAGATTTCATTCGAGTTTTATCCGAATAAAATTGAGGTGAAAACCGCAAGAAGCAATTATCAGCCTTGGTTTCGGCAGATTGTAGGCGGCGAGCGGGATTGATATTTGGATCCTATTACAATATAGGTTACAATGCGCCAATTATTTTTTTGAGAAGATATACATTTATGCAAAAACTGCAAGAAAACGATCTGTCAACAAGCCAAACCTTTAAGCGCCTATGGCCGACTATCGCGCCTTTTAAAATCGGTTTAATTGCGGCCGCCGCCGCGTTAGTGTTAAACGCGTTGACCGATTCGGGCTTAATTTATCTGTTAAAACCCTTACTTGATGACGGTTTTGGTAAAGCGGATACCTCTTTTTTGAAATTGATGGCGGTGTTAGTCATCGTCTTTATTTTTATCCGCGGTATCACCAGTTTTATTTCAAGTTATTGCTTAGCCTGGGTCTCGGGCAAAGTGGTGATGACCATGCGTCGCCGGTTATTCAAACATTTGATGTATATGCCGGTGAGTTTTTTTGATCAAAACTCCACAGGGCGCTTGCTTTCCCGTATCACTTACGACAGCGAACAAGTGGCGAACTCATCGTCAAACGCGCTGGTAACCATTGTGCGTGAAGGCGCTTATATTATTTCGTTGTTAGCGGTAATGATTGCCACAAGCTGGCAGCTTTCCGTAGTGCTTTTCATTATCGGCCCGGTTATCGCGGTGCTGATTCGTTTGGTGTCTAAAATTTTCCGTCGCTTGAGTAAAAATATGCAGAACTCAATGGGCGAATTAACGGCGACGGCGGAACAAATGCTGAAAGGACATAAAGTTGTGCTTTCGTTCGGTGGTCAGCAAATTGAAGAACAACGTTTTAACGAAGTCAGTAACGATATGCGCCGTAAAGGCATGAAAATGGTGGTTGCCGATGCTATTTCGGATCCGATTGTACAAATTATTGCTTCATTGGCGTTATCGGCGGTGCTTTATTTGGCTACCATCCCAAGTATTATGAGTCAAAATCTGAGTGCCGGCTCGTTTACTGTTGTGTTTTCTTCCATGCTGGCGATGTTGCGCCCGTTAAAATCCCTTACCAATGTGAACTCTCAATTCCAACGCGGTATGGCGGCCTGCCAAACCCTGTTTGATATTCTGGACCTTGATACCGAGAAAGATAAGGGTAAATATGAAGCGGAGCGGGTGAAAGGCGACGTGAGCTTCAAAGATGTGAGTTTTACTTATCAGGGTAAAGATCAACCGGCGCTAAAACATCTGTCTTTTGACATTCCTCACGGTAAAACCTTTGCTTTAGTGGGGCGTTCCGGTTCGGGAAAATCCACTATTGCTAATTTAGTGACCCGTTTTTACGATATCAATCAGGGCGAAATTTTGCTGGATGGCGTTAACGTGCAGGATTATACCTTATCTAATTTGCGTACCCATTGTTCCGTGGTTTCACAACAGGTGCATTTATTCAACGATACCATTGCCAATAACATTGCTTATGCGGCGAAAGACAAATACAGCCGGGAACAAATCATTGCGGCGGCAAAAGCGGCGCATGCAATGGAGTTTATTGAGCCTTTAGAAAACGGCTTGGATACCGTAATCGGCGAAAACGGTGCGAGTTTATCGGGCGGTCAACGCCAGCGTTTAGCTATCGCCCGCGCCTTATTGCGCGATTCGCCGGTGCTGATTCTTGACGAAGCCACATCCGCATTGGATACGGAATCCGAACGGGCTATTCAGGCGGCGTTGGAAGAACTGCAAAAAGACCGCACGGTACTTGTTATTGCACATCGCCTTTCTACGATTGAAAAAGCGGATGAAATTCTGGTTATTGATCACGGCGAGATCTGTGAGCGCGGTAGCCATGAAGAATTACTGGCATTGAACGGTGCTTATAAACAGCTGCATAAAATGCAGTTTAACGGCTAGTTGCCGTCATTTATAATAAAAAAAGTGCGGTCGTTTTTTGTTGATTTTTAATAAATAGAGCCGTGTTTTTTATTAATAAAATCATATCAACGTAGGGTGGGATTTATCCCACCAATAGTAATTAATTGTTATAAACAGCGGGATAAATTCTCCTGTAACAGGGCTCAAATTTAAGGACTTTTAGGATTTATCGGTGGTTTAGAGCCTATATTTTTTTATGTCCTTATCCCCATTTTAACGGGCTGGCGCCCTCCATACCGGGATGTTGAAGATGAAATTTTGGTATACTAAATCTTGGATTGCTTATCTGTTACTCCCTTTTTCTTGTCTTTTTTGGCTGGTGAGCCAATGTCGTCGTTGGCTTTTTCAAGCCGGTATCATAAAATCCTATCGTGCACCGGTTCCCATA
This window harbors:
- the rsxB gene encoding electron transport complex subunit RsxB — its product is MTTIYYILIAVAVLALIFGIILGFASVKLKVEADPIVDKIDAILPQSQCGQCGYPGCRPYAEAIANGDIITKCVPGGQPTVIKIAELLGVDAPDAEFTEDNTPKVAFIHEDMCIGCTKCIQACPVDAIIGTNKSLHTVIPDLCTGCELCVAPCPTDCIKMIKVEKNIDNWDWKVNPDLVIPVMNTTDGEKKLVVGK
- the rsxA gene encoding electron transport complex subunit RsxA, with translation MTDYILLIISTALINNFVLVKFLGLCPFMGVSKKVETAIGMGLATTFVLTVASLCTYLADSYILAPLNASFLRTLVFILVIAVVVQFTEMVINKTSPTLYRLLGIFLPLITTNCAVLGVALLNINLAHNLTESVIYGFGASLGFALVLVLFASLRERLAAADVPAPFKGASIALVTAGLMSLAFMGFTGLIRV
- a CDS encoding SanA/YdcF family protein, coding for MQGCKKIQSKIVSFLAKSSLKRLVQTCAILAGIAIVSLATLDQMIGYSVRNDIYTDITKVPHRPYGVLLGTAKYFARNTPNLFYVNRLNAAEALFKSAKIDYLLLSGDNRTLQYNEPRTMFKDLRKKGIGEEFLYMDFAGFRTLDSIIRAKEIFNATPMVIITQRFHCERALFIAKFHHIDAICFAAEYPKDYPFVRFREVFARLLMLWELFIEKEPHFLGTPEPLPPALPNY
- the metX gene encoding homoserine O-acetyltransferase MetX, translating into MSAQQVTLFTEQPLDLIFGGQLGQIDVAYQTYGTLNEDKSNAVLICHALTGDAEPYLSPAENQAGGWWQSFMGEGLALDTSRYFFICSNVLGGCKGTTGPASINPKTNKPYGSQFPKVTVQDIVRLQKALISHLNIPHLHAVIGGSFGGMQATQWAIYYPDFVDKVVNLCSSLTFSAEAIGFNHVMRQAIINDPNFNNGDYYEGEPPENGLSIARMLGMLTYRTDLQLAKAFGRATKNEGHYWGDYFQVESYLSYQGQKFLGRFDANSYLHLLRALDIYDPSIGFDNIKEALSRIKAHYTLVAVTNDQLFKLTDLHKSKTLLEQAGVPLDYYEFPSDYGHDAFLVDYDTFEPKIRSGLE
- the folK gene encoding 2-amino-4-hydroxy-6-hydroxymethyldihydropteridine diphosphokinase, which gives rise to MKTVYIALGSNLNTPIEQLNSALTALNKLPQTSLSAVSSFYQSKPLGPQDQPDYVNAVACIHTELAPLELLDYLQQIENEQGRVRLRRWGERTLDLDILLYDDLVIKSERLTLPHYDMTNREFVIIPLYEIAPNLILPQGIAIAELAKNFANHDMKICYKP
- the pcnB gene encoding polynucleotide adenylyltransferase PcnB; its protein translation is MRANLLGINPRMISKNALSVVEKLNRNGYEAYVVGGCLRDLLLDKKPKDFDVATNARPDQIQAIFQRQCRLVGRRFRLAHIMFGRDIIEVATFRANHSDIENENASKQSEEGMLLRDNVYGTLEQDAERRDFTVNALYYSPKDNLVYDYFNGIEDLKAGKLRLIGDPVTRYQEDPVRMLRSIRFMAKLDMFLDKSSAPHIRKLAHLLKNIPPARLFDESLKLLQSGQGVKTYNLLREYHLFEQLFPSLMPYFTERGDSFAERMILAALTSTDERIADKLRVNPAFLFAAFFWYPLREKVEILKNEGGLNNHDAYALANNEILDLFCKNLAAPRRHTATIRDIWFLQLQLLKRNGKAPERTMEHNKFRAAFDLLAMRAEIEGGEAIELSAWWHEYQLSTDEQRSALVKEQDKQHPQGKKKFYRPRRRKPKVKTATNP
- the dksA gene encoding RNA polymerase-binding protein DksA; protein product: MTTNTNKASLSLLALAGVEPYKEKAGEEYMNEAQLLHFKKILEAWRNQIIQETTRTVSHMQDEAANFPDPADRATQEEEFSLELRTRDRERKLMKKIESTLKKLETEDFGYCDSCGVEIGIRRLEARPTADLCIDCKTLAEVREKQMGY
- a CDS encoding DNA internalization-related competence protein ComEC/Rec2 translates to MKLDLFLFCFIVNTLCLLVLPESFLLDFPLFLHFLFPLVIAAFIYWFKYRRLWRGFYYLFCGLIAVFYIHFQALSLFRAADGVKYLPAKVQTDFVIDEILYQRDYRNIIVKAQLAPEFKPQRIYVNWQADQAVKTGEKWRGELHLRAVSSRLNYGGFDKQKWYYAQGITAWAKVKSAVKISEDLSLRQQLFNHYLAQTEHLRQQGLLMALAFGERAWLQEDVWQIYRKTNTAHLIAISGLHIGLAMLLGTGVARLIQFCLPTRYISPYFPMLSGLVFAAVYAGLAGFAIPTLRALIALVIVSLLKLLRGYCNVWQLFLRVIGVLFIFDPLMVLSNSFWLSVCAVFSLILWYQIFPLNLLEWKGKSVTDGKFAWLFGLIHLQLGLFCLFSPMQLMTFQGISLAGFWANLIIVPLFSFLLVPVILFALFSNGAWESWLIADWLAQWFTHLLSYFQDYWIGVSNQTSWLICCLLCLLLLTVVHFIYPLKKQIPEKNELLTQFKTKKISLKSDRTLSPVLRKYLVSVAALFLASGAMLWLYQQWRQPDWRFETLDVGQGLANLIVKDGRAVLYDTGAGWKSGSMAQSEIIPYLQRQGLILEKVILSHDDNDHSGGIADILQAYPSINILQPSMVNYEKTEQNSFNFDRTFCKQGLNWQWHGLNFQVLAPAKIAERANNTDSCVLLIDDGQYKLLLTGDADLAAEQQFVAHLGKVNVLQVGHHGSKTSTGEALIKQIKPDFALISAGRWNQWGFPHPVVTQRLKRHKSAVYNTAFSGQISFEFYPNKIEVKTARSNYQPWFRQIVGGERD
- the msbA gene encoding lipid A ABC transporter ATP-binding protein/permease MsbA translates to MQENDLSTSQTFKRLWPTIAPFKIGLIAAAAALVLNALTDSGLIYLLKPLLDDGFGKADTSFLKLMAVLVIVFIFIRGITSFISSYCLAWVSGKVVMTMRRRLFKHLMYMPVSFFDQNSTGRLLSRITYDSEQVANSSSNALVTIVREGAYIISLLAVMIATSWQLSVVLFIIGPVIAVLIRLVSKIFRRLSKNMQNSMGELTATAEQMLKGHKVVLSFGGQQIEEQRFNEVSNDMRRKGMKMVVADAISDPIVQIIASLALSAVLYLATIPSIMSQNLSAGSFTVVFSSMLAMLRPLKSLTNVNSQFQRGMAACQTLFDILDLDTEKDKGKYEAERVKGDVSFKDVSFTYQGKDQPALKHLSFDIPHGKTFALVGRSGSGKSTIANLVTRFYDINQGEILLDGVNVQDYTLSNLRTHCSVVSQQVHLFNDTIANNIAYAAKDKYSREQIIAAAKAAHAMEFIEPLENGLDTVIGENGASLSGGQRQRLAIARALLRDSPVLILDEATSALDTESERAIQAALEELQKDRTVLVIAHRLSTIEKADEILVIDHGEICERGSHEELLALNGAYKQLHKMQFNG